A region of Vicia villosa cultivar HV-30 ecotype Madison, WI unplaced genomic scaffold, Vvil1.0 ctg.001512F_1_1, whole genome shotgun sequence DNA encodes the following proteins:
- the LOC131635567 gene encoding glycerol-3-phosphate dehydrogenase SDP6, mitochondrial-like isoform X2 produces the protein MTRMRKLTAAAGAVIATAYGGTLILHNPSISSNDFGGGGSHLDALRKKLHAPDVVVPSRESHQSTLMAASKANPLDVLVIGGGATGAGAALDAVTRGLNVGLVEREDFASGTSSRSTKLLHGGVRYLEKAVFNLDYGQYKLVLHALDERKQVIENAPHLCHALPCMTPCFSLFEVVYYWAGLKMYDLVAGRQLLHLSRYYSTKESVELFPTLAKEGQDRTLKGTVVYYDGQMNDSRLNVGLACTAALAGAAVLNHAEVVSLLKDDAGKRIIGARVRDNLTGKEFDTYAKVIVNASGPFCDALRKMADKNAQEMIAPSSGVHIILPDYYSPEGMGLIVPKTKDGRVVFMLPWMGRTIAGTTDSNTSITYLPEPHEDEIQFILDAISDYLNIKVRRTDVLSAWSGIRPLAVDPTAKSTESISRDHVVCEDYPGLVTITGGKWTTYRSMAEDAVNAAIKSGKLTPANGCVTNKLCIVGGEGWELSSFTVLAQQYKRMKSTHGGKVVPGIMDSAAAKHLSHAYGTLAERVASIAQNENLGKRLAHGYPYLEAEVAYCARNEYCESAIDFIARRTRLAFLETDAAKRALPRVIEILANEHKWDDSRRKEELQKATDFLKTFKSSQNAQFHDGKHH, from the exons ATGACTAGAATGAGAAAACTCACCGCCGCTGCTGGCGCGGTTATCGCCACCGCGTACGGTGGAACCTTGATCCTTCACAATCCTTCAATCTCCTCCAACGATTTCGGAGGAGGAGGTTCCCATCTCGACGCTCTTCGGAAGAAGCTCCACGCTCCGGACGTTGTTGTTCCGTCGAGGGAGTCGCATCAGTCGACGTTGATGGCTGCTAGCAAGGCGAATCCACTTGATGTTCTTGTTATTGGTGGTGGTGCCACTGGTGCCGGTGCCGCGCTTGATGCCGTGACCCGTGGGCTCAATGTTGGGCTCGTGGAACGGGAGGATTTCGCCTCCGGAACTTCGTCGCGATCCACTAAGCTTCTTCATGGAG GTGTTCGATACTTGGAGAAAGCCGTTTTTAACCTTGACTATGGACAATACAAGTTAGTACTTCATGCACTTGATGAGCGTAAACAGGTTATTGAAAATGCACCACACCTATGCCATGCATTGCCGTGCATGACACCGTGTTTTAGCTTGTTTGAAGTAGTGTACTACTGGGCGGGCTTGAAAATGTATGATTTGGTCGCAGGAAGACAACTGCTGCACTTATCAAGATATTATTCCACAAAAGAGTCTGTTGAGCTCTTTCCTACTCTAGCAAAGGAGGGACAGGATAGAACCCTGAAGGGCACTGTTGTTTATTATGATGGGCAGATGAATGATTCACGGCTTAATGTTGGGCTGGCTTGCACTGCTGCTTTAGCTGGTGCGGCAGTGCTGAACCACGCAGAAGTGGTTTCCTTACTAAAGGATGATGCTGGAAAACGGATAATTGGTGCACGAGTTCGAGACAATTTAACTG GCAAGGAGTTTGATACATATGCAAAAGTGATTGTGAATGCAAGTGGGCCATTCTGTGACGCTTTAAGGAAAATGGCCGACAAAAATGCACAAGAAATGATTGCTCCTAGCAGTGGTGTACATATTATTCTCCCTGATTATTATTCTCCTGAGGGAATGGGCTTAATTGTTCCTAAAACTAAAGATGGACGTGTTGTTTTTATGCTCCCTTGGATGGGACGAACCATCGCTGGCACTACAGATTCTAATACTAGCATTACATATCTTCCAGAACCGCATGAAGATGAAATACAATTTATATTGGATGCAATATCTGATTACCTTAATATTAAG GTCCGACGTACTGATGTTCTTTCTGCTTGGAGTGGCATTCGCCCATTAGCAGTGGATCCTACAGCGAAGAGTACTGAGAGTATCTCAAGGGATCATGTTGTCTGTGAAGATTACCCTGGCTTGGTCACAATCACTGGTGGCAAGTGGACTACCTATCGCAG TATGGCAGAAGATGCTGTTAATGCAGCTATAAAGTCCGGAAAGCTGACCCCTGCCAATGGATGTGTAACCAACAAGCTTTGCATAGTTGGTGGTGAAGGGTGGGAGCTTTCTTCTTTTACAGTTCTTGCTCAACAGTATAAGCGCATGAAAAGTACACACGGTGGTAAAGTTGTTCCCGGGATAATGGACTCTGCTGCTGCAAAGCATTTGTCTCATGCATATGGAACATTGGCAGAGAGAGTGGCTTCAATTGCTCAG AATGAAAATTTGGGCAAGCGACTTGCCCACGGTTACCCATATCTGGAGGCAGAGGTAGCTTATTGTGCTCGTAACGAATATTGTGAATCTGCTATTGATTTCATTGCAAGGAGAACTCGTCTTGCTTTCCTTGAAACTGATGCAGCAAAAAGGGCATTGCCTCGTGTGATTGAAATATTGGCAAATGAGCACAAATGGGACGATTCAAGGCGGAAGGAAGAGTTGCAGAAGGCTACAGATTTTTTGAAGACTTTTAAATCCTCACAAAATGCACAGTTTCATGATGGGAAGCACCATTAG
- the LOC131635567 gene encoding glycerol-3-phosphate dehydrogenase SDP6, mitochondrial-like isoform X1 → MTRMRKLTAAAGAVIATAYGGTLILHNPSISSNDFGGGGSHLDALRKKLHAPDVVVPSRESHQSTLMAASKANPLDVLVIGGGATGAGAALDAVTRGLNVGLVEREDFASGTSSRSTKLLHGGVRYLEKAVFNLDYGQYKLVLHALDERKQVIENAPHLCHALPCMTPCFSLFEVVYYWAGLKMYDLVAGRQLLHLSRYYSTKESVELFPTLAKEGQDRTLKGTVVYYDGQMNDSRLNVGLACTAALAGAAVLNHAEVVSLLKDDAGKRIIGARVRDNLTGKEFDTYAKVIVNASGPFCDALRKMADKNAQEMIAPSSGVHIILPDYYSPEGMGLIVPKTKDGRVVFMLPWMGRTIAGTTDSNTSITYLPEPHEDEIQFILDAISDYLNIKVRRTDVLSAWSGIRPLAVDPTAKSTESISRDHVVCEDYPGLVTITGGKWTTYRSMAEDAVNAAIKSGKLTPANGCVTNKLCIVGGEGWELSSFTVLAQQYKRMKSTHGGKVVPGIMDSAAAKHLSHAYGTLAERVASIAQNENLGKRLAHGYPYLEAEVAYCARNEYCESAIDFIARRTRLAFLETDAAKRALPRVIEILANEHKWDDSRRKEELQKATDFLKTFKSSQNAQFHDGKHH, encoded by the exons ATGACTAGAATGAGAAAACTCACCGCCGCTGCTGGCGCGGTTATCGCCACCGCGTACGGTGGAACCTTGATCCTTCACAATCCTTCAATCTCCTCCAACGATTTCGGAGGAGGAGGTTCCCATCTCGACGCTCTTCGGAAGAAGCTCCACGCTCCGGACGTTGTTGTTCCGTCGAGGGAGTCGCATCAGTCGACGTTGATGGCTGCTAGCAAGGCGAATCCACTTGATGTTCTTGTTATTGGTGGTGGTGCCACTGGTGCCGGTGCCGCGCTTGATGCCGTGACCCGTGGGCTCAATGTTGGGCTCGTGGAACGGGAGGATTTCGCCTCCGGAACTTCGTCGCGATCCACTAAGCTTCTTCATGGAG GTGTTCGATACTTGGAGAAAGCCGTTTTTAACCTTGACTATGGACAATACAAGTTAGTACTTCATGCACTTGATGAGCGTAAACAGGTTATTGAAAATGCACCACACCTATGCCATGCATTGCCGTGCATGACACCGTGTTTTAGCTTGTTTGAAGTAGTGTACTACTGGGCGGGCTTGAAAATGTATGATTTGGTCGCAGGAAGACAACTGCTGCACTTATCAAGATATTATTCCACAAAAGAGTCTGTTGAGCTCTTTCCTACTCTAGCAAAGGAGGGACAGGATAGAACCCTGAAGGGCACTGTTGTTTATTATGATGGGCAGATGAATGATTCACGGCTTAATGTTGGGCTGGCTTGCACTGCTGCTTTAGCTGGTGCGGCAGTGCTGAACCACGCAGAAGTGGTTTCCTTACTAAAGGATGATGCTGGAAAACGGATAATTGGTGCACGAGTTCGAGACAATTTAACTG GCAAGGAGTTTGATACATATGCAAAAGTGATTGTGAATGCAAGTGGGCCATTCTGTGACGCTTTAAGGAAAATGGCCGACAAAAATGCACAAGAAATGATTGCTCCTAGCAGTGGTGTACATATTATTCTCCCTGATTATTATTCTCCTGAGGGAATGGGCTTAATTGTTCCTAAAACTAAAGATGGACGTGTTGTTTTTATGCTCCCTTGGATGGGACGAACCATCGCTGGCACTACAGATTCTAATACTAGCATTACATATCTTCCAGAACCGCATGAAGATGAAATACAATTTATATTGGATGCAATATCTGATTACCTTAATATTAAG GTCCGACGTACTGATGTTCTTTCTGCTTGGAGTGGCATTCGCCCATTAGCAGTGGATCCTACAGCGAAGAGTACTGAGAGTATCTCAAGGGATCATGTTGTCTGTGAAGATTACCCTGGCTTGGTCACAATCACTGGTGGCAAGTGGACTACCTATCGCAG TATGGCAGAAGATGCTGTTAATGCAGCTATAAAGTCCGGAAAGCTGACCCCTGCCAATGGATGTGTAACCAACAAGCTTTGCATAGTTGGTGGTGAAGGGTGGGAGCTTTCTTCTTTTACAGTTCTTGCTCAACAGTATAAGCGCATGAAAAGTACACACGGTGGTAAAGTTGTTCCCGGGATAATGGACTCTGCTGCTGCAAAGCATTTGTCTCATGCATATGGAACATTGGCAGAGAGAGTGGCTTCAATTGCTCAG AATGAAAATTTGGGCAAGCGACTTGCCCACGGTTACCCATATCTGGAGGCAGAGGTAGCTTATTGTGCTCGTAACGAATATTGTGAATCTGCTATTGATTTCATTGCAAGGAGAACTCGTCTTGCTTTCCTTGAAACTGATGCAGCAAAAAGGGCATTGCCTCGTGTGATTGAAATATTGGCAAATGAGCACAAATGGGACGATTCAAGGCGGAAGGAAGAGTTGCAGAAGGCTACAGATTTTTTGAAGACTTTTAAATCCTCACAAAATGCACAGTTTCATGATGGGAAGCACCATTA G
- the LOC131635567 gene encoding glycerol-3-phosphate dehydrogenase SDP6, mitochondrial-like isoform X3, whose translation MLGSWNGRISPPELRRDPLSFFMECFCERLGVRYLEKAVFNLDYGQYKLVLHALDERKQVIENAPHLCHALPCMTPCFSLFEVVYYWAGLKMYDLVAGRQLLHLSRYYSTKESVELFPTLAKEGQDRTLKGTVVYYDGQMNDSRLNVGLACTAALAGAAVLNHAEVVSLLKDDAGKRIIGARVRDNLTGKEFDTYAKVIVNASGPFCDALRKMADKNAQEMIAPSSGVHIILPDYYSPEGMGLIVPKTKDGRVVFMLPWMGRTIAGTTDSNTSITYLPEPHEDEIQFILDAISDYLNIKVRRTDVLSAWSGIRPLAVDPTAKSTESISRDHVVCEDYPGLVTITGGKWTTYRSMAEDAVNAAIKSGKLTPANGCVTNKLCIVGGEGWELSSFTVLAQQYKRMKSTHGGKVVPGIMDSAAAKHLSHAYGTLAERVASIAQNENLGKRLAHGYPYLEAEVAYCARNEYCESAIDFIARRTRLAFLETDAAKRALPRVIEILANEHKWDDSRRKEELQKATDFLKTFKSSQNAQFHDGKHH comes from the exons ATGTTGGGCTCGTGGAACGGGAGGATTTCGCCTCCGGAACTTCGTCGCGATCCACTAAGCTTCTTCATGGAG TGTTTCTGTGAACGGTTAGGTGTTCGATACTTGGAGAAAGCCGTTTTTAACCTTGACTATGGACAATACAAGTTAGTACTTCATGCACTTGATGAGCGTAAACAGGTTATTGAAAATGCACCACACCTATGCCATGCATTGCCGTGCATGACACCGTGTTTTAGCTTGTTTGAAGTAGTGTACTACTGGGCGGGCTTGAAAATGTATGATTTGGTCGCAGGAAGACAACTGCTGCACTTATCAAGATATTATTCCACAAAAGAGTCTGTTGAGCTCTTTCCTACTCTAGCAAAGGAGGGACAGGATAGAACCCTGAAGGGCACTGTTGTTTATTATGATGGGCAGATGAATGATTCACGGCTTAATGTTGGGCTGGCTTGCACTGCTGCTTTAGCTGGTGCGGCAGTGCTGAACCACGCAGAAGTGGTTTCCTTACTAAAGGATGATGCTGGAAAACGGATAATTGGTGCACGAGTTCGAGACAATTTAACTG GCAAGGAGTTTGATACATATGCAAAAGTGATTGTGAATGCAAGTGGGCCATTCTGTGACGCTTTAAGGAAAATGGCCGACAAAAATGCACAAGAAATGATTGCTCCTAGCAGTGGTGTACATATTATTCTCCCTGATTATTATTCTCCTGAGGGAATGGGCTTAATTGTTCCTAAAACTAAAGATGGACGTGTTGTTTTTATGCTCCCTTGGATGGGACGAACCATCGCTGGCACTACAGATTCTAATACTAGCATTACATATCTTCCAGAACCGCATGAAGATGAAATACAATTTATATTGGATGCAATATCTGATTACCTTAATATTAAG GTCCGACGTACTGATGTTCTTTCTGCTTGGAGTGGCATTCGCCCATTAGCAGTGGATCCTACAGCGAAGAGTACTGAGAGTATCTCAAGGGATCATGTTGTCTGTGAAGATTACCCTGGCTTGGTCACAATCACTGGTGGCAAGTGGACTACCTATCGCAG TATGGCAGAAGATGCTGTTAATGCAGCTATAAAGTCCGGAAAGCTGACCCCTGCCAATGGATGTGTAACCAACAAGCTTTGCATAGTTGGTGGTGAAGGGTGGGAGCTTTCTTCTTTTACAGTTCTTGCTCAACAGTATAAGCGCATGAAAAGTACACACGGTGGTAAAGTTGTTCCCGGGATAATGGACTCTGCTGCTGCAAAGCATTTGTCTCATGCATATGGAACATTGGCAGAGAGAGTGGCTTCAATTGCTCAG AATGAAAATTTGGGCAAGCGACTTGCCCACGGTTACCCATATCTGGAGGCAGAGGTAGCTTATTGTGCTCGTAACGAATATTGTGAATCTGCTATTGATTTCATTGCAAGGAGAACTCGTCTTGCTTTCCTTGAAACTGATGCAGCAAAAAGGGCATTGCCTCGTGTGATTGAAATATTGGCAAATGAGCACAAATGGGACGATTCAAGGCGGAAGGAAGAGTTGCAGAAGGCTACAGATTTTTTGAAGACTTTTAAATCCTCACAAAATGCACAGTTTCATGATGGGAAGCACCATTA G